From Paenibacillus sp. PK3_47, the proteins below share one genomic window:
- a CDS encoding carbohydrate ABC transporter permease — protein MLTLRNLKKSLPHIALLGYLLIVLFPFLFVLFSSVKKDNNSIALNPFGIPEEFVFSNYVEAWVNAKISTYFFNSLYISVFASVVSILLASMFAFAVTRMRQGRWNTILFSLVLVGMLIPNNALMLPIYTIVRKLHILNTHWALIIPYIANAIPFTIIILAAFMRSLPSEIEEAAVMDGLKAPGIFAKIIVPLTVPAMVTVFIVNFLGNWNEFLLANYFLSNDELRTLPVGMVQFRDQYQMNYAQMSAGIVYSVLPVIVIYAILQEKIIEGVTAGSVKG, from the coding sequence ATGCTGACCCTACGCAACCTGAAAAAAAGCCTGCCGCATATCGCGCTGCTCGGATATCTTCTGATTGTACTGTTTCCGTTCCTGTTCGTGCTGTTCTCGTCTGTCAAAAAGGATAACAATTCCATTGCCCTGAATCCGTTCGGCATTCCGGAGGAATTTGTATTTTCCAATTATGTCGAGGCATGGGTGAATGCCAAGATCAGCACTTACTTTTTTAACAGCTTATATATATCGGTATTCGCCTCTGTAGTGTCCATACTGCTGGCCTCCATGTTTGCCTTTGCGGTTACGCGGATGCGTCAGGGCAGATGGAATACCATACTCTTTTCACTGGTACTGGTCGGAATGCTGATCCCTAATAATGCCCTGATGCTGCCGATTTACACCATTGTGCGCAAGCTGCATATCCTTAACACACACTGGGCGCTGATCATTCCTTACATTGCCAATGCCATTCCTTTTACCATCATTATTCTGGCCGCATTTATGCGTTCATTGCCCAGTGAAATTGAAGAAGCGGCGGTCATGGACGGCTTGAAGGCTCCGGGTATCTTTGCTAAAATTATTGTACCTCTGACGGTTCCCGCCATGGTTACAGTGTTCATTGTTAATTTCCTGGGAAATTGGAATGAATTTTTGCTGGCTAACTACTTTTTATCCAATGACGAGCTGCGCACGCTGCCGGTGGGAATGGTCCAATTCCGCGATCAATATCAGATGAACTATGCGCAAATGTCCGCAGGCATTGTCTACAGTGTGCTGCCGGTCATCGTTATATACGCCATTTTGCAGGAGAAAATCATTGAAGGCGTAACGGCGGGCAGCGTAAAAGGCTAA
- a CDS encoding sugar ABC transporter permease, with product MNKALRNPLVFILFVIPALVLFIMFFIYPIFSSVYYSFTSWNGVSDTVKYAGISNFEKALGDERFWTSVKNNGWFILFSVCVQVPLIVFFSLLISHVKKLKGLYKTAVFMPSIMSTAVIGILWGFIYEPNIGLFNKLLSLAGIDPVYWLSDERFAMLSILITNAWQWTGFYIVMVLAAILAIPGELDEAAAIDGATGFQRATRITLPLIVPIISVVIMLSIAGAMKAADIVIVMTKGGPAGSTEVMATYMIKYAITNFKYGYGNAIAVLIFVFTLVVTALYQLLVARRSERIEY from the coding sequence ATGAACAAAGCACTCAGAAATCCGCTGGTTTTTATTCTGTTCGTCATTCCTGCACTTGTATTGTTCATCATGTTCTTTATCTATCCTATTTTCAGTTCGGTTTACTACAGCTTTACCAGCTGGAACGGCGTTTCGGACACAGTAAAATATGCCGGCATAAGCAATTTTGAAAAAGCACTGGGAGATGAACGCTTCTGGACCTCGGTGAAAAATAACGGCTGGTTTATTCTTTTCTCTGTGTGCGTGCAGGTTCCGTTAATCGTGTTCTTTTCCCTGCTGATTTCGCATGTCAAAAAGCTCAAAGGGCTCTACAAGACGGCTGTATTTATGCCATCGATCATGTCAACAGCGGTTATCGGCATCCTCTGGGGGTTCATCTATGAACCGAATATCGGGCTGTTTAACAAGCTGCTGAGTTTGGCAGGCATTGATCCGGTGTACTGGCTGTCCGATGAACGGTTTGCCATGCTCTCTATTCTGATTACCAATGCCTGGCAGTGGACCGGATTTTACATTGTAATGGTGCTGGCGGCGATTCTGGCGATTCCCGGGGAATTGGATGAGGCAGCAGCGATTGACGGCGCTACGGGCTTTCAGCGGGCGACACGGATCACTTTGCCGCTGATCGTACCTATTATTTCAGTGGTTATCATGCTCTCCATTGCTGGTGCAATGAAAGCTGCGGATATCGTCATCGTTATGACGAAGGGCGGGCCGGCCGGATCAACCGAGGTTATGGCCACATACATGATCAAATACGCCATCACCAACTTTAAATACGGATACGGCAATGCCATTGCGGTCCTGATCTTTGTGTTCACCCTTGTTGTTACCGCACTGTATCAGCTGCTGGTCGCCCGGCGCAGTGAAAGGATTGAATATTGA
- a CDS encoding extracellular solute-binding protein produces MKKSMTLLLTLIFVTSALLAGCGGNNNNAGGNNGEAAATNNGGAATNAPATEEPVSTEPFEMTIRHTQVGADKQKRLAILEDVVGKVQEEVPGLTFKLDGVDSDVNRKEKLRGEMAAGNPPEIFDLFGSPDSKIYAKEGKLLDLTPILEELGIQDKFSNLDPFTYEGKIYGLPIGGSGEGFFYNKEYYTSKGWQAPATFAELEQQLADIKADGKVPMAGASKAGWVPLMLANHLWSRYAGPDITAKFATGEAKWNDPNVIKGFAKYKEWVDKGYFKKGELGFEYAEYTTQFTSGEAILMYDGTWKSSVFKPGQSGEGLIGKVGFFNIPAVEGGVGDQTALMRDVNNGYGFSAAAGEDERQLAAVKSFIKNMFNEEMQLRGLVEDGVLPAMKIDQNVLNENITDDLMSEIVAVLNNSASSFPAFDSLVQADVTTEISNIQIQSLIGGQTTPEKMGEALQKIQEEANAAVE; encoded by the coding sequence TGGCGGCAACAACAACAATGCCGGCGGCAATAATGGAGAGGCAGCTGCGACAAATAACGGCGGTGCTGCAACCAATGCCCCGGCCACTGAAGAGCCGGTAAGCACAGAACCTTTTGAGATGACGATCCGCCATACCCAGGTGGGTGCAGACAAACAGAAACGGCTCGCCATTCTGGAGGATGTCGTCGGCAAAGTACAGGAAGAAGTACCCGGTCTGACGTTCAAGCTGGACGGTGTTGATTCAGATGTGAACCGCAAAGAAAAGCTGCGCGGTGAGATGGCCGCCGGCAATCCTCCGGAAATATTTGACCTGTTCGGCAGCCCGGACTCCAAAATTTATGCCAAAGAGGGCAAGCTGCTTGACCTGACCCCTATCCTCGAAGAGCTGGGTATCCAAGACAAATTCTCCAACCTGGATCCGTTTACGTATGAGGGCAAAATTTACGGCCTGCCGATTGGCGGCTCCGGGGAAGGGTTCTTTTACAATAAAGAGTACTATACAAGCAAAGGCTGGCAGGCTCCAGCTACATTTGCAGAGCTGGAGCAGCAGCTGGCCGACATTAAAGCTGACGGTAAAGTGCCAATGGCAGGCGCATCCAAAGCCGGTTGGGTACCGCTGATGCTGGCAAATCATCTGTGGTCGCGGTACGCCGGTCCGGACATCACTGCCAAATTTGCAACCGGTGAGGCGAAATGGAACGATCCAAATGTGATCAAAGGTTTTGCGAAATACAAGGAGTGGGTAGACAAGGGCTACTTTAAGAAAGGTGAGCTTGGCTTCGAGTATGCCGAGTACACTACACAGTTCACCAGCGGTGAAGCGATTCTGATGTATGACGGCACCTGGAAATCCTCCGTGTTCAAACCGGGACAGTCCGGCGAAGGCCTGATCGGCAAAGTAGGGTTCTTCAATATTCCGGCTGTCGAAGGCGGCGTTGGCGACCAGACCGCCCTGATGCGCGATGTGAACAACGGCTACGGGTTCTCGGCTGCCGCAGGGGAAGATGAACGCCAGCTGGCGGCAGTGAAATCTTTTATCAAAAATATGTTCAATGAAGAAATGCAGCTGCGCGGCCTGGTAGAAGACGGTGTGCTGCCGGCGATGAAGATTGACCAGAATGTGCTGAATGAGAACATTACCGATGATCTGATGAGCGAAATTGTGGCTGTGCTGAATAATTCGGCGTCCTCGTTCCCGGCCTTTGATTCCCTGGTACAGGCGGATGTAACGACCGAAATCAGCAATATTCAGATTCAAAGCCTGATCGGCGGGCAGACGACACCTGAGAAGATGGGCGAAGCCCTGCAAAAGATCCAGGAAGAAGCAAATGCGGCTGTGGAATAA